In the genome of Haemophilus pittmaniae, one region contains:
- a CDS encoding N-acetylneuraminate epimerase, with amino-acid sequence MKFYKAAFCSLLFAAAGIAQAAYPDLPVGIKNGGGALINDTVYVGLGAGNSKFFALKLNAADAQWQEIAAFPGGERNQPVVAAVDGKLYVFGGLQKNAQGELQLVNDAYRYVPESNTWEKLSTRSPRGLVGTVAAVHQDKIYLFGGSNLSIFNGFFQDTVAAGEDAAKKAEISRAYFNQRPQDYFFNSELFSYQPASNQWRNEGLLPFSGRAGAAFTIHDNSLLVVNGEIKPGLRTAEAHRGEFTKNGVKWQNLPDLPAVNGVPQEGLAGAFAGFSHGNYLVVGGANFPGSQAQFKAGRLYAHEGLSKAWQSDIFTLQKGQWKHIGKLPQGIAYGVAVSYGDKVLLIGGESAGGQASTKVQSLEYDGKKLNIE; translated from the coding sequence ATGAAATTTTACAAAGCCGCATTTTGCAGCCTTCTTTTCGCCGCGGCAGGGATTGCGCAAGCCGCTTATCCTGATTTACCGGTAGGTATTAAAAACGGTGGGGGAGCATTGATTAATGATACGGTGTATGTGGGTTTAGGCGCCGGTAATAGCAAATTTTTTGCTCTCAAACTCAATGCTGCGGATGCTCAATGGCAGGAAATTGCAGCATTCCCTGGTGGAGAGCGTAATCAACCGGTAGTGGCTGCAGTGGATGGCAAACTGTACGTTTTTGGCGGCTTACAAAAAAATGCCCAAGGTGAATTACAACTGGTGAATGATGCCTATCGTTATGTGCCGGAAAGTAACACTTGGGAAAAATTATCAACCCGCTCACCACGTGGTTTGGTGGGTACGGTAGCTGCCGTACACCAAGACAAGATTTATTTATTTGGTGGATCTAACCTTTCTATCTTTAATGGTTTCTTCCAAGACACGGTTGCTGCCGGTGAAGATGCTGCTAAAAAAGCGGAAATCAGCCGGGCTTATTTCAACCAACGTCCACAGGATTATTTCTTTAACAGCGAATTATTCAGTTACCAACCTGCCTCCAATCAATGGCGTAATGAAGGGTTATTGCCGTTTTCCGGACGTGCCGGCGCGGCCTTTACCATTCATGACAACAGTCTGTTGGTTGTTAATGGGGAAATTAAACCGGGACTACGTACCGCAGAAGCACATCGTGGCGAATTCACGAAAAATGGCGTGAAGTGGCAAAACCTACCGGATCTTCCGGCAGTAAACGGCGTGCCTCAAGAGGGCTTGGCTGGCGCATTTGCCGGGTTTAGCCATGGCAACTATTTGGTTGTTGGTGGCGCCAATTTCCCGGGTTCCCAAGCGCAATTTAAAGCCGGCCGGTTATATGCCCATGAAGGTTTGAGCAAAGCTTGGCAGAGCGATATTTTCACACTGCAAAAAGGTCAGTGGAAGCACATCGGTAAATTGCCACAAGGGATTGCCTACGGGGTAGCCGTTTCTTACGGTGATAAGGTGCTATTGATTGGTGGTGAAAGCGCTGGTGGTCAAGCCTCAACGAAGGTACAAAGCCTTGAATACGATGGCAAAAAACTAAATATCGAGTAA
- a CDS encoding sialic acid TRAP transporter substrate-binding protein SiaP — MKLAKLFLATAIALGSATAALAADYDLKFGMNAGTSSNEYKAAEMFAKEVKEKSNGKIDISLYPSSQLGDDRAMLKQLKDGALDFTFAESARFQLFYPEAAVFALPYVISDYPTAQKALFNTEFGKNLVQKMHDELGVTLLSQAYNGTRQTTSNRAINSIADMKGLKLRVPNAATNLAYAKYVGASPTPMAFAEVYLALQTNSVDGQENPLATVQAQKFYEVQKYLAITNHILNDQLYLVSNETFADLPEDLQKVIKDAAEKAAAYHSKLFFDGEKELTAFFEKQGMTVTHPDLAPFKAAMEPYYGEFVKQTGEKGAEALKQIQSLNK; from the coding sequence ATGAAATTAGCCAAATTATTCCTTGCTACAGCCATTGCCTTAGGCAGTGCAACCGCAGCTTTAGCCGCCGATTATGATTTGAAGTTTGGTATGAATGCAGGTACTTCTTCCAACGAATATAAAGCGGCGGAAATGTTTGCCAAAGAAGTGAAGGAGAAATCCAATGGCAAAATTGATATTTCCCTTTATCCAAGCTCTCAACTTGGCGATGACCGTGCCATGTTGAAACAGTTAAAAGATGGTGCCTTAGATTTTACTTTCGCCGAATCAGCGCGTTTCCAATTGTTCTATCCGGAAGCAGCCGTATTTGCGCTACCTTATGTTATTAGCGATTATCCGACTGCGCAAAAAGCCTTATTTAATACCGAGTTTGGTAAAAATCTTGTGCAAAAGATGCATGATGAGTTAGGCGTAACTTTACTTTCCCAGGCTTATAACGGAACCCGCCAAACGACTTCTAACCGTGCAATTAACAGCATCGCTGATATGAAAGGTTTGAAATTGCGTGTGCCGAATGCGGCAACCAATCTAGCGTATGCGAAATATGTAGGTGCTTCTCCAACTCCAATGGCTTTCGCTGAAGTATATCTTGCGTTGCAAACCAACTCCGTAGATGGTCAGGAAAACCCACTTGCTACCGTGCAAGCACAAAAATTCTATGAAGTGCAAAAATATCTCGCTATCACCAACCATATCTTGAACGACCAACTTTATTTGGTGAGTAACGAAACCTTCGCGGATCTGCCGGAGGATCTACAAAAAGTGATTAAGGATGCAGCTGAAAAAGCCGCTGCTTATCACAGCAAACTGTTCTTTGACGGTGAAAAAGAGTTAACCGCCTTTTTCGAAAAACAAGGTATGACCGTAACTCATCCGGATCTCGCTCCATTTAAAGCTGCGATGGAACCGTATTACGGTGAATTTGTTAAACAAACTGGTGAAAAAGGAGCTGAAGCTTTAAAACAAATTCAATCCCTTAATAAATAA
- a CDS encoding TRAP transporter large permease subunit, which produces MKIFNKLEEWIGGGLFLIIFLILVTQIFFRQVLQSPLIWSEELAKLLFVYVGMLGISVAIRKQEHVYIDFLTNLMPPTIRKIANTFVQLIVFLGVIFFIHFGIKNFLGANFPIDALGGISEKWIYASLPIISALMLIRFCQAQDDNFKQDKSFLPATFFIIVAVVLLAILFCFPDWFKVLRISQYIQFGPNAVYVALGVWLVIMFLGVPVGWSLLIATLLYFSMTRWNVVNAASDKLVMSLNSFPLLAVPFYILTGILMNTGGITTRIFNFAKALLGHYTGGMGHVNIGASLLFSGMSGSALADAGGLGQLEIKAMRDAGYDDDICGGVTAASCIIGPLVPPSIAMIIYGVIANESIAKLFVAGFVPGVIVTIALMVMNYYVAKKRGYPRTPKATMEQLCKSFKDAFWAIMTPILIIGGIFSGLFSPTESAVVAALYSVIVGKFVYKELNLRMLFESCVEAMSITGVVALMIMTVTFFGDMIAREQVAMRIADIFVAMADSQLMVLVMINALLLFLGMFIDALALQFLVLPMLIPIAMQFGIDLVFFGVMTTLNMMIGILTPPMGMALFVVARVGNMSVSTVTKGVLPFLVPIFLTLVVITIFPQIITFVPNLLLP; this is translated from the coding sequence ATGAAAATATTCAATAAATTGGAAGAGTGGATTGGCGGCGGGCTCTTTTTAATTATCTTTCTTATCCTAGTTACCCAAATCTTCTTCCGCCAAGTATTACAAAGCCCACTCATTTGGAGTGAAGAACTGGCTAAGTTACTCTTTGTTTATGTCGGCATGTTGGGGATCAGCGTTGCGATTCGCAAACAGGAACATGTTTATATCGACTTCCTTACCAATTTAATGCCACCAACAATAAGAAAAATTGCCAATACCTTTGTGCAACTGATTGTGTTCCTTGGTGTTATTTTCTTCATTCACTTCGGTATCAAAAATTTTCTTGGTGCTAACTTTCCTATCGATGCCTTGGGCGGAATCTCTGAAAAATGGATTTATGCTTCGTTGCCGATAATTTCCGCATTAATGCTGATTCGTTTTTGCCAGGCTCAGGATGACAATTTCAAACAGGATAAAAGCTTCTTACCTGCCACTTTCTTTATCATTGTAGCAGTAGTGTTACTGGCGATTCTGTTCTGTTTCCCAGATTGGTTTAAAGTCCTACGGATTAGCCAGTACATCCAATTTGGCCCAAATGCGGTTTATGTTGCCCTTGGTGTATGGCTTGTGATCATGTTCTTAGGGGTGCCGGTGGGTTGGTCATTATTGATTGCGACCTTACTTTATTTCTCAATGACCCGTTGGAACGTTGTTAATGCAGCCTCCGACAAATTGGTCATGAGTTTAAATAGTTTCCCATTATTAGCTGTGCCTTTTTATATTCTCACCGGTATTTTAATGAATACCGGCGGTATCACCACCCGTATCTTTAATTTTGCAAAAGCCTTGCTAGGTCACTATACGGGCGGTATGGGACATGTGAATATCGGTGCCAGTTTACTGTTTTCCGGTATGTCCGGTTCGGCATTGGCTGACGCCGGTGGCTTAGGTCAACTGGAAATTAAAGCCATGCGCGATGCCGGCTATGATGATGATATTTGCGGCGGTGTGACGGCTGCATCCTGTATTATCGGCCCACTTGTACCGCCAAGTATTGCGATGATTATTTATGGGGTAATTGCCAACGAATCCATTGCTAAATTATTTGTCGCAGGTTTTGTGCCGGGGGTAATTGTTACTATCGCATTAATGGTCATGAACTATTATGTGGCAAAAAAACGCGGTTATCCGAGAACACCGAAAGCAACCATGGAACAGCTTTGCAAATCCTTTAAAGATGCTTTTTGGGCGATTATGACTCCGATTTTAATTATCGGTGGGATTTTCTCCGGTTTATTCAGTCCAACTGAATCAGCGGTAGTGGCAGCACTTTATTCCGTGATTGTCGGTAAATTCGTGTATAAAGAACTGAACCTAAGAATGCTTTTTGAAAGCTGCGTTGAAGCCATGTCAATCACCGGTGTAGTGGCTCTGATGATCATGACTGTGACCTTCTTCGGCGATATGATCGCCCGTGAACAAGTAGCGATGCGCATTGCCGATATTTTTGTAGCAATGGCCGATTCGCAATTAATGGTGTTGGTCATGATTAATGCCTTGTTGCTCTTCTTAGGTATGTTTATCGATGCTTTGGCCTTGCAATTCTTGGTCTTACCAATGCTTATTCCAATCGCAATGCAATTCGGTATTGACCTAGTGTTCTTTGGTGTAATGACCACTCTTAACATGATGATCGGTATCTTAACTCCACCAATGGGAATGGCACTCTTTGTGGTCGCCCGCGTGGGTAATATGTCGGTGTCCACGGTGACCAAAGGCGTATTGCCGTTCCTTGTACCGATTTTCCTAACTTTAGTTGTAATCACTATATTCCCGCAAATTATCACCTTTGTGCCGAATTTGCTGCTACCTTAA
- a CDS encoding N-acetylmannosamine kinase, translated as MRVLALDIGGTKIAAALVTGNQLTQRTQLATPQHDVASAMEQTLAQLLSDYAGSFDCIAVASTGIINQGILTALNPKNLGGLAAFPLANTFAKYSDKPCFLLNDAQAATFAEYQLQPAEQCQNFAFITVSTGVGGGLILDHQLLTEPHGIAGHIGHTLADPQGPVCGCGRVGCVEAIASGRAIEAIASTWTPPCTPKEVFALFHQGNVAAQELISRSAKAIANLAADLVIGMDIQKIVIGGSIGLAGGYLPLVRHFLQQLPTIYQCPLENARLGQDAGLIGAAAWAESRLN; from the coding sequence ATGCGAGTTCTTGCATTAGATATTGGCGGTACCAAAATCGCGGCCGCATTGGTGACAGGCAATCAGCTGACTCAACGCACCCAATTGGCAACACCACAACACGATGTGGCAAGCGCAATGGAACAAACCCTGGCGCAGTTGCTATCCGATTATGCCGGCAGTTTTGACTGCATTGCCGTCGCCAGTACCGGCATTATCAATCAAGGCATATTAACCGCATTAAATCCTAAAAATTTAGGAGGGCTGGCTGCCTTCCCGTTGGCTAACACCTTTGCCAAATATAGCGATAAACCCTGTTTTCTACTCAATGATGCTCAAGCGGCCACCTTTGCGGAATATCAATTGCAACCAGCCGAGCAATGCCAAAACTTTGCCTTTATTACGGTTTCAACTGGGGTCGGCGGTGGTTTAATTCTTGATCATCAGCTACTCACCGAGCCACATGGTATCGCCGGCCATATTGGCCATACTTTGGCCGATCCGCAAGGCCCTGTGTGCGGTTGCGGACGTGTTGGCTGTGTGGAAGCTATTGCCTCCGGACGCGCAATTGAAGCTATCGCCTCAACTTGGACACCACCCTGCACACCTAAAGAGGTGTTTGCCCTATTCCATCAAGGCAATGTTGCCGCGCAGGAACTTATTTCCCGTTCAGCAAAAGCGATTGCCAACTTAGCGGCGGATTTAGTCATTGGTATGGACATACAAAAGATCGTTATCGGCGGCAGTATCGGTTTAGCAGGGGGGTATTTGCCGTTAGTGCGACATTTCCTGCAACAGCTGCCAACAATTTATCAATGTCCATTAGAAAATGCCCGCCTTGGCCAAGATGCGGGATTAATTGGCGCAGCGGCCTGGGCAGAAAGTCGGCTCAATTAA
- the nagB gene encoding glucosamine-6-phosphate deaminase yields the protein MRLIPLSTEEQVSRWAARHIAERINHFQPTAERPFVLGLPTGSTPLKTYRELIALYQAGQVSFKHVVTFNMDEYVGLPQEHPESYHSFMYNNFFNHIDIQPQNINILNGNTDDHDEECRRYEAKIKSYGKIHLFMGGVGKDGHIAFNEPASSLNSRTRIKTLTPDTLIANSRFFNNDINQVPHYALTIGVATLLDAEEVMILATGHQKALAVQAAVEGPINHLWTVSALQMHRHFMLVCDEAALQELKVKTVNYFTNLEKHAIHSVL from the coding sequence ATGCGCCTTATTCCATTATCCACCGAAGAACAGGTTAGCCGTTGGGCAGCGCGCCATATTGCCGAGCGGATCAATCATTTTCAACCGACCGCCGAACGCCCTTTTGTGCTTGGTCTACCCACCGGTAGTACGCCATTAAAAACCTATCGGGAATTGATTGCGTTATATCAGGCAGGGCAAGTCAGTTTTAAACATGTGGTCACTTTCAATATGGATGAATATGTCGGTCTACCGCAAGAACATCCGGAAAGTTACCATAGCTTTATGTACAACAATTTCTTCAACCATATTGATATCCAACCGCAAAATATCAATATTCTCAACGGTAATACCGATGATCACGATGAAGAATGCCGTCGTTATGAAGCAAAAATTAAAAGCTACGGTAAAATTCACCTATTTATGGGTGGCGTTGGTAAAGACGGTCATATCGCATTTAATGAACCGGCTTCCTCGCTGAATTCCCGTACCCGTATCAAAACCCTAACGCCGGATACCTTAATCGCCAACTCACGTTTTTTTAATAACGACATCAACCAAGTGCCACATTACGCTTTAACTATCGGGGTTGCCACCCTATTGGATGCGGAAGAGGTGATGATCTTAGCCACCGGCCACCAAAAGGCTCTCGCAGTCCAGGCGGCGGTAGAAGGTCCAATCAACCATTTATGGACGGTCAGCGCGCTACAAATGCATCGGCATTTCATGCTGGTTTGTGACGAGGCGGCATTACAGGAACTCAAAGTCAAAACCGTCAACTACTTTACGAACCTAGAAAAGCACGCCATTCACAGCGTACTATAA
- a CDS encoding MurR/RpiR family transcriptional regulator yields the protein MAPNSKVLDTISALYKSLTKTEKKIADALMAYPDAVSNSSLSELAAQFAVGEATFVRFCRTLGFKGFSDFKLAYSIDMATGNAHRDDIVLEAEIMPDDNSLLIAQKLQTTINNVMGETIGLLDFQQLEAVVKAILNAKRVFLFGVGSSGITAEEAKNKFMRIGVSVDATGNNHFMYMQAALLDKHCVAIGISHSGYSQETAHALKIAKQSGALTVAITHSMRSPITEHADFVLVNGNKQGKLQGDSIGTKIAQLFILDLIYALLVQLGKDNAVKTKQKTVDVILEQRIQ from the coding sequence ATGGCGCCTAATAGTAAGGTATTAGATACAATTAGCGCACTCTATAAAAGCCTAACCAAAACCGAAAAGAAAATCGCTGATGCTTTAATGGCCTACCCGGATGCGGTATCGAATTCGTCTCTTTCTGAATTGGCCGCACAATTTGCCGTAGGTGAAGCAACCTTTGTACGTTTTTGTCGTACCTTGGGATTTAAAGGTTTTAGTGATTTCAAATTGGCCTATTCCATTGATATGGCCACTGGTAATGCGCATCGTGATGACATTGTATTAGAAGCGGAAATTATGCCCGATGACAATTCGTTACTGATCGCTCAAAAGCTTCAAACCACAATTAATAATGTGATGGGCGAAACTATTGGATTATTAGATTTTCAGCAACTGGAAGCGGTGGTTAAGGCTATCTTAAACGCCAAACGCGTCTTTTTATTTGGTGTTGGCTCCTCGGGGATTACTGCCGAAGAGGCCAAAAATAAATTTATGCGAATTGGGGTATCGGTGGATGCTACCGGCAACAATCATTTTATGTATATGCAGGCGGCATTATTAGATAAACATTGCGTAGCGATCGGTATCAGCCATTCGGGCTATTCGCAAGAAACGGCACATGCTTTAAAAATAGCTAAACAAAGCGGTGCATTAACGGTTGCTATTACCCACAGCATGCGTTCACCGATTACCGAACATGCTGATTTTGTGTTGGTTAATGGTAATAAGCAGGGAAAATTGCAAGGGGATTCGATTGGCACGAAAATTGCCCAATTGTTTATCTTGGATTTAATTTATGCCCTGTTAGTGCAACTTGGTAAGGATAATGCGGTTAAAACCAAACAAAAAACCGTAGATGTAATTTTAGAACAGCGTATTCAATAG
- a CDS encoding ABC transporter substrate-binding protein — translation MKLKATLTLAAASLLLAACDQAGGDKAAATDKASNNTFVYCTAKAPLGFSPALVMEGTSYNASSQQVYNRLIEFKKGSTDLEPGLAESWDISEDGLTYTFHLRKGVQFHKTKEFTPSRDFNADDVLFSFLRQLDPNHPYHNVSKGTYPYFKAMKFPQLIKSVEKVDDNTVKVTLTRKDATFLASIAMDFMSIYSAEYADAMQKAGTPETIDNKPVGTGPFIFVDYKTDQAAQYVANESYWKGRTPLDRLVISIVPDATTRYAKLQAGSCDLILFPNVADLAKMKTDPKVQLLEQKGLNVAYIAFNTEKAPFDNPKVRQALNYAVDKKAIIEAVYQGAGTPAKNPLPPTIWSYNDEIQDYPYDPEKAKQLLAEAGFPNGFETDFWIQPVVRASNPNPKRMAELVMADWAKVGVKANPVTFEWADYQKRAKAGELTAGIFGWSGDNGDPDNFLSPLLASSNAGNSNMARFNNAEFDALLDKAIGLTDKEQRSALYKQAQVIVHEQAPWIPVAHSVGFAPLSPRVKGYVQSPFGYDAFYGVSVDGK, via the coding sequence ATGAAACTAAAAGCCACCTTAACTCTAGCTGCCGCATCCTTATTGCTGGCGGCTTGTGATCAAGCCGGCGGAGATAAAGCCGCCGCTACCGACAAAGCATCCAATAACACCTTCGTGTACTGTACCGCTAAAGCTCCGTTGGGCTTCAGCCCGGCATTGGTTATGGAAGGTACTTCCTATAATGCCAGCTCGCAGCAGGTGTATAACCGTTTAATCGAGTTCAAGAAAGGTTCTACAGACTTAGAACCAGGCTTGGCGGAAAGTTGGGATATTAGCGAAGATGGTCTGACTTACACTTTCCATTTGCGTAAGGGCGTGCAATTCCATAAAACGAAAGAATTTACCCCAAGCCGCGATTTCAACGCGGACGATGTGTTGTTCTCGTTCTTGCGCCAACTTGATCCGAATCACCCATATCATAATGTTTCCAAAGGGACTTATCCGTATTTCAAAGCGATGAAATTCCCGCAGCTGATTAAATCCGTGGAAAAGGTTGACGATAACACAGTTAAAGTAACTCTAACCCGTAAGGATGCGACCTTCTTGGCCAGCATTGCGATGGACTTTATGTCGATTTATTCCGCTGAATATGCCGATGCAATGCAGAAAGCAGGTACACCGGAAACCATCGATAATAAACCGGTTGGTACCGGACCATTTATTTTCGTCGATTACAAAACCGACCAAGCGGCACAATATGTGGCGAATGAAAGTTATTGGAAAGGCCGTACACCGCTCGATCGCTTAGTGATCAGCATTGTACCGGATGCAACCACCCGTTACGCGAAATTGCAGGCTGGTTCTTGTGACTTGATTTTATTCCCGAACGTGGCGGATTTGGCCAAAATGAAGACCGATCCAAAAGTACAATTATTGGAGCAAAAAGGCTTAAATGTGGCCTATATTGCGTTCAATACGGAAAAAGCTCCGTTTGATAATCCGAAAGTGCGTCAAGCGTTGAACTATGCGGTGGACAAAAAAGCCATTATCGAAGCGGTTTACCAAGGTGCCGGCACACCGGCTAAAAACCCGTTACCGCCGACAATTTGGAGCTATAACGATGAGATTCAGGATTATCCATATGATCCGGAAAAAGCCAAACAGTTATTAGCGGAAGCCGGTTTCCCGAATGGTTTTGAAACCGATTTCTGGATCCAACCGGTGGTACGTGCCTCCAACCCGAATCCAAAACGGATGGCGGAATTGGTAATGGCCGACTGGGCTAAGGTGGGTGTGAAAGCTAATCCGGTCACCTTTGAATGGGCGGATTATCAAAAACGCGCAAAAGCAGGCGAACTCACAGCCGGGATTTTCGGTTGGTCGGGCGATAACGGTGATCCAGATAACTTCCTTTCTCCGTTGTTGGCATCCTCTAATGCCGGTAACAGCAATATGGCGCGTTTTAACAATGCAGAATTTGATGCCTTGTTAGACAAAGCTATTGGCCTTACCGATAAAGAACAACGTAGCGCTTTATATAAACAAGCGCAAGTAATTGTGCATGAGCAGGCACCTTGGATTCCGGTCGCCCATTCCGTTGGTTTTGCACCGTTAAGTCCACGTGTCAAAGGGTATGTGCAAAGTCCATTCGGCTATGATGCCTTCTATGGTGTTAGTGTGGATGGCAAATAA
- a CDS encoding N-acetylmannosamine-6-phosphate 2-epimerase, translated as MSSIFHKLSHDEVFSRLQNGLIASCQPVDDGPMDDPQIVAAMAKACVIGGAAGLRIEGVENLKAVRPQVNVPIIAILKRDLPDSPIRITPFLADIEALAENGADIIAVDGTQRVRPVSIADALAKIHQLGCLAMADCSNLQEGLYCQQLGFDIVGSTMSGYTGGPIPQAPDFQLVKDFKAAGMRVMAEGRYNTPELAAQAIACGADFVTVGSALTRLEHLTSWFTEAISAAKPI; from the coding sequence ATGTCGTCCATATTTCATAAACTATCCCATGATGAAGTATTTTCCCGTCTACAAAATGGCCTTATTGCCTCATGCCAACCGGTTGATGATGGCCCAATGGATGATCCACAAATCGTTGCTGCAATGGCAAAAGCCTGTGTCATCGGCGGTGCTGCCGGATTACGTATTGAAGGCGTAGAGAATTTAAAAGCAGTTCGTCCACAGGTGAATGTGCCTATTATTGCCATCTTAAAACGGGATCTCCCTGATAGCCCAATTCGTATCACCCCATTTTTGGCGGATATCGAGGCCTTGGCAGAAAATGGCGCAGATATTATCGCCGTCGATGGAACACAGCGTGTGCGACCGGTAAGCATCGCAGATGCATTAGCTAAAATTCATCAATTAGGCTGCCTAGCGATGGCCGATTGTTCTAATTTGCAGGAAGGGCTTTATTGTCAACAATTAGGTTTTGATATCGTGGGTAGTACCATGTCCGGCTATACGGGTGGCCCAATTCCACAGGCGCCGGATTTTCAACTAGTCAAAGATTTTAAAGCAGCCGGTATGCGCGTTATGGCAGAGGGACGTTACAACACTCCTGAATTGGCTGCTCAAGCCATCGCCTGTGGTGCAGACTTTGTGACTGTTGGTTCGGCATTAACCCGTTTGGAACATTTAACTTCTTGGTTTACGGAAGCAATCTCTGCGGCTAAACCAATTTAA
- the nanA gene encoding N-acetylneuraminate lyase: protein MRDLKGIFSALLVAFNEDGSINEQGLRQIIRHNIDKMKVDGLYVGGSTGENFMLSTEEKKQIFRIAKDEAKDQVALIAQVGSVNLHEAVELGKYATELGYDCLSAVTPFYYKFSFAEIKHYYETIIAETGNNMIVYSIPFLTGVNMGIEQFGELYKNPKVLGVKFTAGDFYLLERLKKAYPNHLIWAGFDEMMLPAVSLGVDGAIGSTFNVNGVRARQIFELGKQGKWQEALEIQHVTNDLIEGILANGLYLTIKELLKLEGVDAGFCREPMTAKASAEQLAKAKALKQQYL from the coding sequence ATGCGTGATTTAAAAGGTATTTTTAGTGCGTTATTAGTGGCATTTAACGAAGACGGCTCAATTAACGAGCAAGGTTTACGACAAATTATTCGTCACAATATCGATAAAATGAAGGTAGACGGCCTTTATGTAGGCGGTTCAACCGGTGAAAACTTTATGCTTTCCACCGAAGAGAAAAAACAAATCTTCCGTATCGCCAAAGATGAAGCCAAGGATCAAGTCGCGTTAATCGCTCAAGTGGGTAGTGTGAATCTGCACGAAGCTGTGGAATTGGGTAAATATGCTACCGAATTAGGCTATGATTGCCTTTCTGCGGTTACTCCGTTCTACTACAAATTTAGCTTTGCTGAAATCAAACATTATTACGAAACCATTATTGCAGAAACCGGCAATAATATGATCGTATATTCCATTCCGTTTTTAACCGGTGTGAATATGGGTATCGAGCAATTCGGCGAGCTCTATAAAAACCCTAAAGTGTTAGGCGTAAAATTTACCGCAGGTGATTTCTATCTATTAGAACGCTTGAAAAAAGCCTATCCAAACCACCTCATTTGGGCAGGTTTTGATGAAATGATGTTACCAGCAGTTTCCCTCGGAGTCGATGGTGCGATTGGTAGTACGTTCAACGTAAATGGTGTGCGCGCCAGACAAATTTTCGAATTGGGTAAACAAGGCAAATGGCAAGAAGCGCTCGAAATTCAACACGTTACCAATGACTTGATTGAAGGTATCTTGGCAAACGGCCTGTATTTAACCATCAAAGAATTGTTAAAACTGGAAGGTGTCGATGCCGGCTTCTGTCGCGAACCGATGACCGCCAAAGCCAGCGCCGAACAATTAGCCAAAGCAAAAGCGCTCAAACAACAATACTTATAA